From Enoplosus armatus isolate fEnoArm2 chromosome 23, fEnoArm2.hap1, whole genome shotgun sequence, a single genomic window includes:
- the serpine1 gene encoding plasminogen activator inhibitor 1 — MLCMCIFLLLAMSRVGLSSLQDKQTDFGLRVFSRLAQSYVDENVALSPYGVASVLAMAHLGAAGNTRRALTAAMGFSLQERGMSRQQRLLQRDLSSEEGVETASGVMVERKMSLEKGYRRALAKAFQTHPHQMDFTKLDQAVGIINAWVSDHTAGAIPDFLAPGSLTDETRLVLLNALHFQGLWKVPFDPKLTQERMFHCANGSTVPVHMMRLTNRFNYGEFVTADGVDYDVIEVPYEGDSLSMFLVSPFEPEVPLSTLSADLSSQRIQQWRAELRNVKRQLAMPRFTLDSEVDLKATLINMGLGDMFNLATADFTRISTDERLCVSKILQRVKIEVNERGTKGAAATAAVMFSRMAVEEITLDRPFLFLIQHEHTGAVLFMGQLNQPQQQ, encoded by the exons ATGCTTTGCATGTGTATTTTCCTGTTGCTGGCCATGAGCAGAGTGGGGCTGAGCTCTCTGCAGGACAAACAGACTGACTTCGGCCTGAGGGTCTTCTCGCGGCTGGCCCAGAGCTACGTGGACGAGAACGTGGCCTTATCCCCGTACGGCGTGGCCTCCGTCCTGGCCATGGCTCACCTCGGTGCCGCCGGAAACACCCGCAGGGCCTTGACGGCTGCTATGGGCTTTTCTCTGCAAG AGCGGGGGATGTCCCGGCAGCAGCGGCTCCTGCAGCGGGACCTGTCCagtgaggagggggtggagacAGCCAGCGGGGTGAtggtggagaggaagatgagccTGGAGAAGGGATACCGCCGGGCCCTGGCCAAGGCCTTCCAGACCCATCCTCACCAGATGGACTTCACCAAACTCGACCAGGCGGTCGGCATCATCAACGCGTGGGTCTCAGACCACACCGCAG GCGCCATCCCCGATTTCTTGGCGCCTGGATCTCTGACTGACGAGACGCGCCTGGTCCTCCTGAACGCCCTCCATTTCCAGGGCCTCTGGAAGGTTCCCTTCGACCCCAAGCTGACACAGGAGAGGATGTTCCACTGCGCCAACGGCAGCACTGTGCCAGTGCACATGATGAGACTCACCAACCGCTTCAACTATG GCGAGTTCGTGACTGCCGACGGGGTGGACTATGATGTCATCGAGGTCCCATACGAGGGTGACTCGCTGAGCATGTTCCTGGTGTCACCCTTTGAGCCCGAAGTTCCACTGAGCACGCTCAGCGCCGACCTGAGCAGCCAGAGGATTCAGCAGTGGAGAGCGGAGCTGAGGAACGTCAAGAGGCAGCTGGCCATGCCCAG GTTTACTCTGGACTCTGAGGTGGATTTGAAGGCCACTCTGATTAACATGGGTCTGGGAGACATGTTCAACCTGGCTACTGCTGACTTCACACGCATCTCCA CTGACGAGAGGCTGTGCGTGTCGAAGATTCTGCAGAGGGTGAAGATCGAGGTCAATGAGCGAGGGACCAAGGGAGCAGCAGCCACAG CCGCTGTGATGTTTTCTCGAATGGCGGTGGAGGAGATCACTCTGGACCggcccttcctcttcctcatccagCACGAGCACACAG GTGCTGTGCTGTTCATGGGTCAGCTCAACCAGCCTCAACAGCAATAA
- the ap1s1 gene encoding AP-1 complex subunit sigma-1A isoform X1, with translation MMRFMLLFSRQGKLRLQKWYTATAERDKKKMVRELMQIVLARKPKMCSFLEWRDLKIVYKRYASLYFCCAIEEQDNELITLEVIHRFVELLDKYFGSVCELDIIFNFEKAYFILDEFLMGGEIQDTSKKSVLKAIEQADLLQEEDESPRSVLEEMGLA, from the exons ATG ATGCGTTTCATGCTGCTCTTCAGCCGGCAGGGGAAGCTGCGACTGCAGAAGTGGTACACAGCCACGGCCGAGCGCGACAAGAAGAAGATGGTCAGGGAGCTGATGCAGATCGTGCTCGCCCGCAAACCAAAGATGTGCAGCTTCCTAGAATGGCGGGACCTCAAGATTGTCTATAAAAG GTACGCCAGCTTGTATTTCTGTTGTGCAATCGAGGAACAGGACAATGAGCTGATCACGCTGGAGGTCATCCACCGCTTCGTAGAGCTGCTGGATAAGTACTTCGGCAGT gtgtgtgagCTGGACATCATCTTCAACTTCGAGAAGGCCTACTTCATTCTAGACGAGTTCCTGATGGGAGGAGAGATCCAGGACACATCCAAGAAGAGTGTCCTCAAAGCCATTGAACAAGCTGACCTGCTGCAGGAG GAGGACGAGTCGCCCAGGAGTGTGCTGGAGGAGATGGGCTTGGCGTAG
- the ap1s1 gene encoding AP-1 complex subunit sigma-1A isoform X2: protein MMRFMLLFSRQGKLRLQKWYTATAERDKKKMVRELMQIVLARKPKMCSFLEWRDLKIVYKRYASLYFCCAIEEQDNELITLEVIHRFVELLDKYFGSVCELDIIFNFEKAYFILDEFLMGGEIQDTSKKSVLKAIEQADLLQEDESPRSVLEEMGLA, encoded by the exons ATG ATGCGTTTCATGCTGCTCTTCAGCCGGCAGGGGAAGCTGCGACTGCAGAAGTGGTACACAGCCACGGCCGAGCGCGACAAGAAGAAGATGGTCAGGGAGCTGATGCAGATCGTGCTCGCCCGCAAACCAAAGATGTGCAGCTTCCTAGAATGGCGGGACCTCAAGATTGTCTATAAAAG GTACGCCAGCTTGTATTTCTGTTGTGCAATCGAGGAACAGGACAATGAGCTGATCACGCTGGAGGTCATCCACCGCTTCGTAGAGCTGCTGGATAAGTACTTCGGCAGT gtgtgtgagCTGGACATCATCTTCAACTTCGAGAAGGCCTACTTCATTCTAGACGAGTTCCTGATGGGAGGAGAGATCCAGGACACATCCAAGAAGAGTGTCCTCAAAGCCATTGAACAAGCTGACCTGCTGCAGGAG GACGAGTCGCCCAGGAGTGTGCTGGAGGAGATGGGCTTGGCGTAG
- the ap1s1 gene encoding AP-1 complex subunit sigma-1A isoform X3 — MRFMLLFSRQGKLRLQKWYTATAERDKKKMVRELMQILLDKYFGSVCELDIIFNFEKAYFILDEFLMGGEIQDTSKKSVLKAIEQADLLQEEDESPRSVLEEMGLA; from the exons ATGCGTTTCATGCTGCTCTTCAGCCGGCAGGGGAAGCTGCGACTGCAGAAGTGGTACACAGCCACGGCCGAGCGCGACAAGAAGAAGATGGTCAGGGAGCTGATGCAGATC CTGCTGGATAAGTACTTCGGCAGT gtgtgtgagCTGGACATCATCTTCAACTTCGAGAAGGCCTACTTCATTCTAGACGAGTTCCTGATGGGAGGAGAGATCCAGGACACATCCAAGAAGAGTGTCCTCAAAGCCATTGAACAAGCTGACCTGCTGCAGGAG GAGGACGAGTCGCCCAGGAGTGTGCTGGAGGAGATGGGCTTGGCGTAG